The sequence CTCCAGCTCTCCAGCTCTCCAGCTCTCCAGCTCTCCAGCTCTCCAGCTCTCCAGCTCTCCAGCTCTCCAGCTCTCCAGCTCTCCAGCTCTCCAGCCCTCCAGCCCTCCAGCCCTCCAGCCCTCCAGCCCTCCAGCCCTCCGCCACCCCCCCTACTCCAGCAAATCCGGCCGCATCCTCCGCGTTCGCTCCAGCGCCTGCTGCTGCCGCCATTCCGCGATCTTCCCGTGATTCCCGCTCAGCAAAATATCCGGCACCCGCAGCCCCGCATACTCCGCCGGTTTCGTGTAATGCGGCGCCTCCAGCAGACCACTCGGGCCAAAGGACTCCTCCACCGCGCTCAGATCATCCCCCAGCACTCCGGGCAGCAGCCGCACGATCGCATCCATCACGATCACCGCCGCGATCGCCCCGTTCGTCAGCACATAGTCCCCCAGGCTCAGCTCCTCATCCACCCAGTGGTCCACCACCCGCTGGTCCATCCCCTCATAGTGACCGGATAGGAAAACCAGGTGCTCCTCCCCCGCCAGCCGCTGCGCCGCCGCCTGATCAAAACGCTTCCCCGCAGGCGACATCAAAATCACCCGCGCTTTCTCCGTATGCACCTTCTCCAGCGCAGCAAAGAGCGGCTCCGGCCTCAGCAGCATCCCTTGCCCACCGCCATACGGCGTATCATCCACCTGCTTGTGCCGCCCCAGCCCATGATCCCTCAAATCATGCACCCCCAGCGTCACTGCCCCCTTCTCCTGGGCCCGCCCCATGATGCTCGTGCCCATCGGTACAGTGATGAGTTCAGGAAAAAGAGTGATGACGTCCAGGCGCACAAACCAGCTATGCCGTGCAGGGCAGGGGAGTGCAAGTGATGGAAGCCGAACTCTGCCGATTGGCATCCTCACCACCGTCCTGGAAGGACGATGGAAAGTAGCCGGAGGTGGAGGTCGCGTAGCGACCGAGAACCACCGGATGCGAGTCGAACAAATCACCAACCTGCGTCGCGTCCCGGAGGGACGCCGGAAGCTTCCTCAAACCCCATGCCCAACCCGGCCGACCCATCCTGCTTCAAAAGTAGAGCGACGACTAAACTCCTCCATTGCTTCATCCTCGACATTCTATCCCCGGCGCGTCACACTTCCAGCGTTCATCCCCGAAAACCCCTTCTATGAAACGCTCGATCATATTCGCAACGTTGTCTATTCTGGCGCTCTTCAGCTTAACCCAAGCCAGCGAATTTTCCTCGGTCCCCGCCACGGTAAACGAGCTAAAAGACGTCATCGATCTAGATGTCAAAAAGTATAAAATCGATTTTGATCATACGGGAGAGATTTCTTTGGAGGTGAAAGGGCTTGGCGTATCAGAGACTTATAAACTCAAAGCGCCCTCCAAATCCGCAACTCTGACCTTATACTATGAGCGCGGCCCCAAATCTGCAGGCTCCACCATACCGGGCCATGGCACATTGCATTTCTGGATAGGCAATGATCAAGGCTCCACCTCCAGTTATCTCCCCTTCGAGGTGGCAAAGGCTCGGGTCACGACGACTGGCTTTCAGAACGACATTTTTCAGGTTCTTGCAACGTCTGCAAAAGACCGGCCAGACGATAGCGGCTATTCCCTCCGCGTGATCAAC is a genomic window of Prosthecobacter fusiformis containing:
- the trmD gene encoding tRNA (guanosine(37)-N1)-methyltransferase TrmD; translation: MRLDVITLFPELITVPMGTSIMGRAQEKGAVTLGVHDLRDHGLGRHKQVDDTPYGGGQGMLLRPEPLFAALEKVHTEKARVILMSPAGKRFDQAAAQRLAGEEHLVFLSGHYEGMDQRVVDHWVDEELSLGDYVLTNGAIAAVIVMDAIVRLLPGVLGDDLSAVEESFGPSGLLEAPHYTKPAEYAGLRVPDILLSGNHGKIAEWRQQQALERTRRMRPDLLE